The Lineus longissimus chromosome 2, tnLinLong1.2, whole genome shotgun sequence genome window below encodes:
- the LOC135503609 gene encoding arrestin domain-containing protein 3-like isoform X1, translating into MGKLKCFEIVLNENKTVYHPGERVSGQCVVELKGDMRMRALRVFMRGVAKVHWTESRSTGTRLGSYTEHYNAEVEYFYKRQVLFGGDNPIVRETLTEGRHEFNFSFELPMGGISTSFEGKHGSVRYWLKAEMDKPWSFNHKTKKAFTVISPIDINKPEYQIPVENSVEKTLCCWLCTSGPISISARTDRRGYCPGESIAISADFENHSSRTIIPYATLHQTQTFFANGKSRVRGTKFTVLTGLPVSPGSRATWDAQLLKIPAVSPSVMNCCVIKVEYYVKVALHIPGAYNLSLHLPIVIGTVAFRRISPHIMTDPMVLRDANISYFGNQLLPAPPPYRETPTPPPPFDDPPTYAESICGAVNIQDDDDDDGLGTMGDLTYTPMYTYVYDYRYRPPPAYSEHAPETFEEPEGDGDDAHFIPIHFLMVLD; encoded by the exons ATGGGAAAACTTAAGTGCTTCGAAATTGTACTGAATGAGAATAAGACCGTATATCACCCAGGGGAACGAGTTTCAGGGCAATGTGTTGTGGAGCTAAAAGGAGACATGAGAATGCGCGCTCTGCGCGTATTCATGCGAGGTGTTGCAAAGGTGCATTGGACAGAATCTCGAAGCACCGGCACACGATTAGGTTCTTACACAGAACATTACAATGCTGAGGTTGAATACTTTTATAAGAGACAGGTGCTATTTGGAGGAG ATAATCCTATTGTCCGTGAAACACTCACTGAAGGTCGCCATGAGTTCAATTTTTCCTTTGAATTACCAATGGG GGGGATATCTACCTCTTTTGAAGGTAAACATGGGAGTGTACGATATTGGTTGAAAGCTGAGATGGACAAACCATGGTCATTTAACCACAAAACAAAGAAAGCTTTTACTGTGATTAGCCCTATAGATATCAACAAACCTGAATACCAG ATACCAGTAGAGAACAGTGTAGAGAAGACCCTCTGCTGTTGGCTGTGTACGTCAGGTCCTATCTCAATCAGTGCTCGAACAGACAGAAGAGGATACTGTCCTG GTGAATCTATAGCCATTTCTGCCGATTTTGAGAATCATTCCTCAAGAACAATCATCCCTTATGCCACATTGCATCAAACTCAGACATTTTTTGCTAACGGCAAGTCACGGGTTAGAGGAACCAAGTTCACAGTTCTCACAG GTCTGCCAGTTTCCCCAGGGAGTAGAGCAACATGGGATGCCCAACTTCTCAAAATCCCAGCTGTCTCACCATCTGTCATGAACTGCTGTGTGATAAAAGTGGAATATTATGTTAAG GTGGCATTGCACATCCCAGGAGCCTACAATCTGTCCCTTCACCTGCCCATTGTCATTGGTACTGTTGCGTTCAGGCGCATCTCACCCCACATCATGACTGATCCAATGGTGCTACGCGATGCAAACATATCATATTTTGGAAACCAGCTATTGCCAGCTCCTCCCCCTTATAGGGAAACGCCCACTCCGCCGCCTCCTTTTGATG ATCCACCAACATATGCAGAAAGTATTTGTGGTGCTGTGAATATCcaggatgacgacgacgatgacggccTGGGAACCATGGGAGATTTGACCTACACACCAATGTATACTTACGTCTATGACTATCGTTACAGACCACCACCAGCTTATTCTGAG CATGCCCCGGAGACCTTCGAAGAACCGGAAGGGGATGGGGATGATGCCCATTTTATACCTATCCACTTTCTAATGGTTCTCGACTAA
- the LOC135503609 gene encoding arrestin domain-containing protein 3-like isoform X2: MGKLKCFEIVLNENKTVYHPGERVSGQCVVELKGDMRMRALRVFMRGVAKVHWTESRSTGTRLGSYTEHYNAEVEYFYKRQVLFGGDNPIVRETLTEGRHEFNFSFELPMGGISTSFEGKHGSVRYWLKAEMDKPWSFNHKTKKAFTVISPIDINKPEYQIPVENSVEKTLCCWLCTSGPISISARTDRRGYCPGESIAISADFENHSSRTIIPYATLHQTQTFFANGKSRVRGTKFTVLTGLPVSPGSRATWDAQLLKIPAVSPSVMNCCVIKVEYYVKVALHIPGAYNLSLHLPIVIGTVAFRRISPHIMTDPMVLRDANISYFGNQLLPAPPPYRETPTPPPPFDDPPTYAESICGAVNIQDDDDDDGLGTMGDLTYTPMYTYVYDYRYRPPPAYSEIDPNPLHDTTSSSANAVEGGNS, translated from the exons ATGGGAAAACTTAAGTGCTTCGAAATTGTACTGAATGAGAATAAGACCGTATATCACCCAGGGGAACGAGTTTCAGGGCAATGTGTTGTGGAGCTAAAAGGAGACATGAGAATGCGCGCTCTGCGCGTATTCATGCGAGGTGTTGCAAAGGTGCATTGGACAGAATCTCGAAGCACCGGCACACGATTAGGTTCTTACACAGAACATTACAATGCTGAGGTTGAATACTTTTATAAGAGACAGGTGCTATTTGGAGGAG ATAATCCTATTGTCCGTGAAACACTCACTGAAGGTCGCCATGAGTTCAATTTTTCCTTTGAATTACCAATGGG GGGGATATCTACCTCTTTTGAAGGTAAACATGGGAGTGTACGATATTGGTTGAAAGCTGAGATGGACAAACCATGGTCATTTAACCACAAAACAAAGAAAGCTTTTACTGTGATTAGCCCTATAGATATCAACAAACCTGAATACCAG ATACCAGTAGAGAACAGTGTAGAGAAGACCCTCTGCTGTTGGCTGTGTACGTCAGGTCCTATCTCAATCAGTGCTCGAACAGACAGAAGAGGATACTGTCCTG GTGAATCTATAGCCATTTCTGCCGATTTTGAGAATCATTCCTCAAGAACAATCATCCCTTATGCCACATTGCATCAAACTCAGACATTTTTTGCTAACGGCAAGTCACGGGTTAGAGGAACCAAGTTCACAGTTCTCACAG GTCTGCCAGTTTCCCCAGGGAGTAGAGCAACATGGGATGCCCAACTTCTCAAAATCCCAGCTGTCTCACCATCTGTCATGAACTGCTGTGTGATAAAAGTGGAATATTATGTTAAG GTGGCATTGCACATCCCAGGAGCCTACAATCTGTCCCTTCACCTGCCCATTGTCATTGGTACTGTTGCGTTCAGGCGCATCTCACCCCACATCATGACTGATCCAATGGTGCTACGCGATGCAAACATATCATATTTTGGAAACCAGCTATTGCCAGCTCCTCCCCCTTATAGGGAAACGCCCACTCCGCCGCCTCCTTTTGATG ATCCACCAACATATGCAGAAAGTATTTGTGGTGCTGTGAATATCcaggatgacgacgacgatgacggccTGGGAACCATGGGAGATTTGACCTACACACCAATGTATACTTACGTCTATGACTATCGTTACAGACCACCACCAGCTTATTCTGAG ATTGATCCGAATCCATTGCATGACACCACAAGCAGTTCCGCCAATGCTGTCGAGGGTGGTAACAGCTAG
- the LOC135503600 gene encoding ERI1 exoribonuclease 2-like isoform X2, which yields MKSTKELARELGLLRKRSSSSHPDARWKRLKTKCQIFSYLIVIDFESTCWENTRNTPQEIIEFPAVLLNTATGQIEDEFHTYVLPHEHPILSEFCRTLTGISQEKVDNGIPLNICLSKFNRWLNRLSEEKKIKYNTGEEGSLLCTFATWSDWDFGVCLFYECRRKQLRKPAALNSWLDLRATYRKFYERRPNGLNGALKDLGIKFEGREHSGLDDARNTARLAWRMIKDGCIMTVTKSLDGHAKAAPSLVRTFQACTSSNVNVMTDLHSTDMANSNSNKPNQSSHSASLTRPPSERNTPISVENSASGPQVSKQFEMNINVSTGKEDIVLVDKKDILLNSSRMVEPYEESECDMQPGILELGMCEDEDDVTIYKDKNHFEETTVLQKCDRKENRDTHKGNSCDKKLDGNQQNADISGKLVCDSGKISMPASIGTKIVQQQKFKILSDGGLSRKVGGNLTEKHSSTPVVPMVLKDKKNIFTPRIGEGSKKVQSSLLGKSDQYCHFKTSTNTVPGSVCGAVKSGFKTPFTAQRVSDMKVTPPLCKCGRRSKRRVAQTPGPNQGRGFFSCPHGSAGKNKGCGYFLWESVYLQNRSPQLFASPFSYAARVSGASPELDSVTQKLSFSRPVGLDSSRKSLGVRPGLHANKRI from the exons ATGAAATCTACTAAAGAGCTGGCGAG GGAACTTGGTCTGCTGAGAAAACGTTCTTCCTCAAGTCATCCAGATGCAAGATGGAAAAGGCTAAAAACAAAAT GTCAGATCTTTTCCTATTTGATTGTCATCGATTTTGAGTCAACTTGCTGGGAAAATACAAGAAACACACCTCAGGAGATTA TTGAATTTCCCGCTGTTTTGTtgaacactgccactggtcAAATCGAAGATGAATTCCATACCTACGTTTTGCCTCACGAACATCCAATTCTCAGTGAGTTCTGTAGGACGCTCACTGGAATATCTCAG GAGAAAGTGGACAATGGTATCCCACTTAATATCTGCCTCAGTAAATTTAACCGTTGGTTAAACCGCCTGTCCGAGGAGAAGAAGATTAAGTATAACACTGGAGAAGAGGGGTCTCTGCTTTGCACATTTGCTACATGGTCAG ATTGGGATTTTGGTGTTTGCTTGTTCTACGAGTGTCGAAGGAAACAGCTAAGGAAGCCAGCAGCTCTGAACAGTTGGTTGGATCTGCGTGCAACATACAGG AAATTCTATGAAAGAAGACCCAATGGACTGAATGGAGCCTTGAAAGACCTTGGAATTAAGTTCGAAGGGAGGGAACATTCAGGACTTGACGATGCCAGGAACACGGCCCGACTTGCGTGGCGAATGATCAAGGATGGCTGCATCATGACGGTCACTAAATCGCTTGATGGG CATGCTAAAGCAGCACCCAGTTTGGTCCGAACCTTTCAAGCCTGCACTTCTTCAAACGTTAACGTTATGACGGATCTGCACTCTACTGACATGGCaaacagtaacagtaacaagcCTAACCAATCTTCACACTCTGCTTCCTTGACCAGACCTCCAAGTGAAAGGAATACCCCTATTTCGGTGGAAAATTCAGCAAGCGGACCCCAAGTTTCGAAACAATTTGAAATGAACATCAATGTTAGCACTGGGAAAGAGGACATTGTACTCGTAGACAAGAAGGACATTCTGTTGAATTCGAGCAGGATGGTTGAACCTTATGAGGAGTCTGAGTGTGACATGCAACCCGGCATTTTAGAATTAGGCATGTGTGAGGATGAAGACGATGTCACAATCTACAAGGACAAAAACCACTTTGAGGAAACGACTGTTTTGCAGAAATGTGATAGAAAAGAAAATAGGGATACTCATAAAGGAAATAGCTGTGATAAGAAATTAGATGGCAATCAACAAAATGCAGACATTTCTGGGAAACTCGTTTGTGATTCAGGGAAAATCTCAATGCCTGCTTCAATAGGGACAAAAATTGTGCAGCAACAAAAGTTCAAGATTCTTTCTGATGGTGGTCTGTCTCGTAAAGTAGGAGGTAACCTTACTGAAAAACATTCAAGTACTCCGGTTGTGCCCATGGTTCTCAAAGACAAAAAGAATATATTTACTCCCAGAATTGGTGAGGGTTCAAAGAAAGTGCAGTCAAGCTTGCTCGGTAAATCAGATCAGTATTGTCATTTCAAAACATCTACAAACACAGTACCTGGTTCAGTGTGTGGAGCTGTAAAAAGTGGCTTCAAAACTCCTTTCACTGCCCAGCGGGTTAGTGACATGAAAGTGACGCCACCCCTGTGTAAATGTGGTCGGCGGTCGAAACGTCGCGTTGCCCAGACTCCTGGTCCTAACCAAGGCAGGGGGTTCTTCTCATGTCCTCATGGGAGTGCTGGGAAGAACAAAGGTTGTGGTTACTTCCTTTGGGAGTCTGTCTATCTGCAGAACCGGTCTCCCCAACTTTTTGCTAGTCCATTCTCTTATGCTGCTAGGGTGAGTGGGGCATCTCCAGAACTTGACTCGGTCACCCAGAAGTTGAGTTTCAGTAGGCCTGTTGGATTAGATAGCTCCAGGAAAAGTTTAGGGGTTCGACCTGGTTTACATGCCAACAAAAGGATCTGA
- the LOC135503600 gene encoding ERI1 exoribonuclease 2-like isoform X1 yields MKSTKELARELGLLRKRSSSSHPDARWKRLKTKCQIFSYLIVIDFESTCWENTRNTPQEIIEFPAVLLNTATGQIEDEFHTYVLPHEHPILSEFCRTLTGISQEKVDNGIPLNICLSKFNRWLNRLSEEKKIKYNTGEEGSLLCTFATWSDWDFGVCLFYECRRKQLRKPAALNSWLDLRATYRKFYERRPNGLNGALKDLGIKFEGREHSGLDDARNTARLAWRMIKDGCIMTVTKSLDGKHAKAAPSLVRTFQACTSSNVNVMTDLHSTDMANSNSNKPNQSSHSASLTRPPSERNTPISVENSASGPQVSKQFEMNINVSTGKEDIVLVDKKDILLNSSRMVEPYEESECDMQPGILELGMCEDEDDVTIYKDKNHFEETTVLQKCDRKENRDTHKGNSCDKKLDGNQQNADISGKLVCDSGKISMPASIGTKIVQQQKFKILSDGGLSRKVGGNLTEKHSSTPVVPMVLKDKKNIFTPRIGEGSKKVQSSLLGKSDQYCHFKTSTNTVPGSVCGAVKSGFKTPFTAQRVSDMKVTPPLCKCGRRSKRRVAQTPGPNQGRGFFSCPHGSAGKNKGCGYFLWESVYLQNRSPQLFASPFSYAARVSGASPELDSVTQKLSFSRPVGLDSSRKSLGVRPGLHANKRI; encoded by the exons ATGAAATCTACTAAAGAGCTGGCGAG GGAACTTGGTCTGCTGAGAAAACGTTCTTCCTCAAGTCATCCAGATGCAAGATGGAAAAGGCTAAAAACAAAAT GTCAGATCTTTTCCTATTTGATTGTCATCGATTTTGAGTCAACTTGCTGGGAAAATACAAGAAACACACCTCAGGAGATTA TTGAATTTCCCGCTGTTTTGTtgaacactgccactggtcAAATCGAAGATGAATTCCATACCTACGTTTTGCCTCACGAACATCCAATTCTCAGTGAGTTCTGTAGGACGCTCACTGGAATATCTCAG GAGAAAGTGGACAATGGTATCCCACTTAATATCTGCCTCAGTAAATTTAACCGTTGGTTAAACCGCCTGTCCGAGGAGAAGAAGATTAAGTATAACACTGGAGAAGAGGGGTCTCTGCTTTGCACATTTGCTACATGGTCAG ATTGGGATTTTGGTGTTTGCTTGTTCTACGAGTGTCGAAGGAAACAGCTAAGGAAGCCAGCAGCTCTGAACAGTTGGTTGGATCTGCGTGCAACATACAGG AAATTCTATGAAAGAAGACCCAATGGACTGAATGGAGCCTTGAAAGACCTTGGAATTAAGTTCGAAGGGAGGGAACATTCAGGACTTGACGATGCCAGGAACACGGCCCGACTTGCGTGGCGAATGATCAAGGATGGCTGCATCATGACGGTCACTAAATCGCTTGATGGG AAGCATGCTAAAGCAGCACCCAGTTTGGTCCGAACCTTTCAAGCCTGCACTTCTTCAAACGTTAACGTTATGACGGATCTGCACTCTACTGACATGGCaaacagtaacagtaacaagcCTAACCAATCTTCACACTCTGCTTCCTTGACCAGACCTCCAAGTGAAAGGAATACCCCTATTTCGGTGGAAAATTCAGCAAGCGGACCCCAAGTTTCGAAACAATTTGAAATGAACATCAATGTTAGCACTGGGAAAGAGGACATTGTACTCGTAGACAAGAAGGACATTCTGTTGAATTCGAGCAGGATGGTTGAACCTTATGAGGAGTCTGAGTGTGACATGCAACCCGGCATTTTAGAATTAGGCATGTGTGAGGATGAAGACGATGTCACAATCTACAAGGACAAAAACCACTTTGAGGAAACGACTGTTTTGCAGAAATGTGATAGAAAAGAAAATAGGGATACTCATAAAGGAAATAGCTGTGATAAGAAATTAGATGGCAATCAACAAAATGCAGACATTTCTGGGAAACTCGTTTGTGATTCAGGGAAAATCTCAATGCCTGCTTCAATAGGGACAAAAATTGTGCAGCAACAAAAGTTCAAGATTCTTTCTGATGGTGGTCTGTCTCGTAAAGTAGGAGGTAACCTTACTGAAAAACATTCAAGTACTCCGGTTGTGCCCATGGTTCTCAAAGACAAAAAGAATATATTTACTCCCAGAATTGGTGAGGGTTCAAAGAAAGTGCAGTCAAGCTTGCTCGGTAAATCAGATCAGTATTGTCATTTCAAAACATCTACAAACACAGTACCTGGTTCAGTGTGTGGAGCTGTAAAAAGTGGCTTCAAAACTCCTTTCACTGCCCAGCGGGTTAGTGACATGAAAGTGACGCCACCCCTGTGTAAATGTGGTCGGCGGTCGAAACGTCGCGTTGCCCAGACTCCTGGTCCTAACCAAGGCAGGGGGTTCTTCTCATGTCCTCATGGGAGTGCTGGGAAGAACAAAGGTTGTGGTTACTTCCTTTGGGAGTCTGTCTATCTGCAGAACCGGTCTCCCCAACTTTTTGCTAGTCCATTCTCTTATGCTGCTAGGGTGAGTGGGGCATCTCCAGAACTTGACTCGGTCACCCAGAAGTTGAGTTTCAGTAGGCCTGTTGGATTAGATAGCTCCAGGAAAAGTTTAGGGGTTCGACCTGGTTTACATGCCAACAAAAGGATCTGA